AAAAAATATTACCGTAAAGTTTGAAAGTACCGGGATGGATGAAGCCATCACGCTGCCGGTACTGGTGAAGCAGAATGTGTATCTGATCTTTAAAGAAGCGGTGAATAACATATATAAGTACGCCGACGCAACGGCGGTGGTGATACGGCTGACACTCAAAGATAAGCAGATCCATCTGGAGGTGGAGGATAATGGCGGAGGTTTCACAGGCGGTGTTACGATGGGCGGAAACGGGATGAAGAACATGAGAATGCGTGCCGAATCTTTAGGCGGTAAGTTTGACGTCAAATCCGGCCAAGGCGTGACGATTCGGATTGTGATACCAATACGGGATTGATTATCAATAAGCATAGGAGTATAATAGTGTGATTAGTGAAAGAGAAATGCCCATGATTTGCGTTTCAATCGTCGAAGACGATAACGATATTCGCAATGGTATTACCAAATACCTGAGCAGCCAACCCGGGTTTAAGGTATTATCATCCGATCCGACGGCAGAACTTTTTTTGGCCCGTATGGAAGAAGGGCCGCGCCCGGATATCGTATTGATGGATATTCAATTGCCGGGCATGAGCGGCATAGATGGTATTCGCATACTAAAGCGTAAGTGGCCGCAGGTAGATATCGCGATGCTTACCGTGTATCATGACGAAGAAAAAATTTTTCAATCTTTATGCGCGGGTGCTTCCGGTTATCTTTTGAAAAATACACCCTTGGTTGAGTTGCGGGATGCTTTGACCGAACTGAACGCCGGCGGTGCGCCGATGTCGCCGCAAATCGCACGTAAAGTGATTCAGTATTTCAGTCCCAAACCCAAAGAAGATGACGTATTGACGGCTAAAGAGCGTCAGGTAGTCCAGGGTTTGGTGGACGGACTCAGTTATAAACTGATTGCCGCACAGATGAATGTGTCTATTGATGCTATCCGTTTCCACATCAAAAATATCTACAAAAAACTGCACGTCAACTCCAAAGGCGAGCTCGTCTCCAAGTTTATTCGCGGACAGATTTGATTATGAACACGATCATGTAGTGTTTTTTTACTGCACGAAAGTATTTATTACCATAAATAACTCTCGTGTTCCAAGTGAAAAAATTCTTTCAATTCCTTTCTGTATCGGCCTTTCTCCACCTGTTTCTTTTAGTTATAGTTGGGGTTCTGATTTATATCCTCATTCTCAGTTTTACCGGCTAACATAAAACCAAGGCACTACATTCAAATACGGTATCGTTTGCGGGAGGCTACATTCAGATGTAGCACTAATGGGTTGTTTTTCTTTTTATCCTATCGTGTACGTGATATCCAAAATCAGTTTCTACATAAAAAAGGTTCATCATTATGAAAATGATAGCATGGAGCATTTTGCTTTGTCTGATGACGGCTTGTAGCAGTGGTGGTGCTGGCAAAGAAGATTTATCAAAGGAAGCTCAACAAGCTTTCACTGAAGGAAATTACGAAGATGCGTTGGCAAGTTTCTTAAGTCTTGTCGAATCAGATCCTGTAACGGGTTATACCGGTGCGGGTTGGAGCGCGGTGAGGTTGCATGACTACGCGAATGCCAATGTTTATTTCCAGACAATTGCGGCCGCCAAAGATGCCGATGCCTATGCCGGCTGGAGCCTCACGGGGTGGGCGCTGTCGGATTTTAATTCCGCGATACAGCGTGCGGATACCGTGCTTTCCAAGGACGCTGATTTTGTGCTAACGTTGGATGACGGGGTTACGGCAGCGGATCTGGTATTGGTTCAGGCATTGTGTTATTATGAAAATAATAATTTTTCTATGACGCTTCAAAAAATAAAATTGATAGACAGCGGGTTCAATGCCGACCTCAATGGCTCAGATATTGCACAGGTATTGGCGGTTAAGCTGGAGCAGTTATCCGCTCTATTTTCAAAAACGGTGGCGAAAGGGTAATAATCATGAATTTTTTTACAATACATAAGCACAATACAACACGTATAATAATCTCGAGCGCGTTGATTTTATTTTTCGCTTCGACGCTACATGCACAGAGCCGGGTTTCTTTTTTGACAGGGGAATTCGAAAAAAGTAGTCGTGAGAGCAACGAAGCCTTTCTGCGCCGTACCCTAAGAGCGGCGGAGGAAATATCATTCAAGAGGTTGAGCCGTGAAACAGACCGCTACGGTAAAACGCACGAGAGCTTCCAAATGATGTACCGTTCGATCCCCGTGGAAGATGCTATCATCAAAGTGCACTCCGACCACCGGGGTATCTATGCCGTCACCGGCGAAACAGATTTACCGGCACACATTGCGATTACACCTAAAGTAGAAGAAGTACAAGCGCTATCCAAAGCGACAGGAAATATCGGTGCGCAAGCGTACAAATGGCAGGATGCACATGAAGAAAAAATATTAAAAGAAGTTACCGATAATCCTCAGGCGAGCTTCTATCCTAAGGCCGAAACAGTTGTCGTCAATATCGCTAAAGAAGGTGAACGTCCGGATTTTCGCTTGGCGTACAAGTTTGATATTTATGCGTCCAAACCGGTGAGCCGCGATTGGGTATACGTGGATGCATCCTCGGGCGAAGTGGTTCGAAAAATAAATCGGATATATCATGGAACAGCTACTGGTACCGCGGCTACGCGGTATGCAGGAACACGCACGATCAAAACCGATTCGATCGCACCCAATCAGTTCCGCCTCAAAGATATGACCCGCGGCAATGGTGTTATTACCTACAATCTCAATCACAGTGTCAATGATGCGGACTCGACACATTTCGTGGATAACGACAATCAATGGACCGCCGCTGAATACCATAACGGTAACTCGGACGATGGCGCACTTGATGCGCACTGGGGAGCCGGAGTAGTATATGATTACTGGAAAAATGTGCATAACCAAAACAGTTGGGATGGT
This sequence is a window from bacterium. Protein-coding genes within it:
- a CDS encoding response regulator transcription factor — its product is MICVSIVEDDNDIRNGITKYLSSQPGFKVLSSDPTAELFLARMEEGPRPDIVLMDIQLPGMSGIDGIRILKRKWPQVDIAMLTVYHDEEKIFQSLCAGASGYLLKNTPLVELRDALTELNAGGAPMSPQIARKVIQYFSPKPKEDDVLTAKERQVVQGLVDGLSYKLIAAQMNVSIDAIRFHIKNIYKKLHVNSKGELVSKFIRGQI